In Peromyscus eremicus chromosome 2, PerEre_H2_v1, whole genome shotgun sequence, a single genomic region encodes these proteins:
- the LOC131904761 gene encoding small ribosomal subunit protein eS27-like, with amino-acid sequence MPLTKDLLHPSPEEKKRKHKKNCLVQSPNSYFMEVQCPGCCKITTVFNHAQTVVLCVGCSTVLCQPTGGKAWLTEGCSFRRKQHWKAPDSR; translated from the coding sequence ATGCCTCTCACAAAGGATCTCCTTCATCCCTctccagaagagaaaaagaggaaacacaagaaaaactGCCTGGTGCAGAGCCCCAATTCCTACTTTATGGAGGTGCAATGCCCAGGATGCTGTAAGATCACCACGGTCTTTAACCATGCACAGACGGTGGTCTTGTGTGTTGGCTGCTCCACTGTCCTCTGTCAGCCCACAGGTGGAAAAGCATGGCTGACAGAAGGATGCTCCTTCAGGAGGAAGCAGCACTGGAAAGCACCTGATTCAAGATAA